Proteins encoded within one genomic window of Dyadobacter chenhuakuii:
- a CDS encoding RluA family pseudouridine synthase, with protein MKINFKDLILFEDEDFLLVNKPPHLATLDERTADRGGSVLRLAKEYNSELQAAHRLDKETSGVLAFAKNPAAYRHLAMQFEHREVTKRYHAVATGIHNLDSISVFLPILPLKNGTAVKIDRAEGKVAETIFNTLKVYRGYTLVECIPITGRMHQIRIHLSCLKAPIVCDPQYGGEPIFLSSLKRKFNLKKETEEQPLIQRVALHAFALSFALMNGDPIRVEAPYPKDFEVLVKQLNKFGV; from the coding sequence ATGAAGATCAATTTTAAGGACCTGATATTGTTTGAAGACGAGGACTTTTTACTCGTTAATAAGCCACCGCATCTGGCGACATTGGATGAAAGGACGGCAGATAGGGGAGGAAGCGTGCTGCGGTTGGCCAAAGAATATAATTCAGAACTACAGGCGGCGCACAGGTTGGATAAAGAAACTTCCGGCGTGCTCGCTTTTGCCAAAAATCCCGCTGCTTACCGGCATTTAGCCATGCAATTTGAGCATAGGGAAGTAACGAAACGCTATCATGCCGTTGCAACCGGCATTCACAACCTCGACAGCATTTCCGTGTTCTTACCCATTTTACCACTAAAAAATGGAACCGCCGTTAAGATAGACCGGGCCGAGGGCAAAGTTGCAGAGACTATTTTTAATACATTAAAAGTTTATCGCGGGTACACATTGGTGGAATGCATCCCCATCACCGGGCGCATGCACCAGATCCGGATTCACCTTTCGTGCCTGAAAGCGCCCATCGTCTGTGACCCGCAATATGGCGGTGAACCTATTTTCCTTTCGAGTTTGAAAAGAAAATTCAATTTGAAAAAGGAAACTGAGGAACAGCCTCTTATTCAGCGTGTTGCGCTACATGCCTTTGCATTGTCCTTTGCATTAATGAATGGAGATCCTATCCGGGTGGAAGCACCGTATCCCAAAGATTTTGAAGTACTTGTCAAGCAGCTCAACAAATTTGGCGTATAG
- a CDS encoding porin family protein has protein sequence MKKILFMFFVAAVLGVTSEKAFAQQFEKGDKLLNVGINLGGTYGGGGIGAGASYEGGVHDFISVGGQFDFVHWGYGGGIYGYGWNYNFISIGARGSYHFGKHFLTIDNLDLYAGPALGYRIATSSYDGVGYDAYGSGVFFGAFAGARYYFKPTVGVFAEVGYNASPLKAGLTFKF, from the coding sequence ATGAAAAAGATTCTATTTATGTTTTTCGTTGCGGCCGTCCTAGGCGTAACTTCGGAAAAGGCTTTTGCCCAACAATTTGAAAAAGGAGATAAATTATTGAATGTTGGTATTAACCTTGGCGGAACTTACGGCGGCGGCGGAATCGGTGCTGGTGCTTCCTACGAAGGTGGTGTACACGACTTTATTAGCGTCGGTGGTCAGTTTGACTTTGTACACTGGGGTTACGGCGGCGGAATTTATGGTTACGGCTGGAATTACAATTTCATTAGCATTGGTGCAAGGGGTTCATACCATTTTGGAAAGCACTTCCTGACTATCGATAATCTTGATCTTTACGCTGGTCCGGCATTAGGTTATCGTATTGCTACTTCTTCTTATGACGGTGTTGGTTATGATGCTTACGGAAGCGGCGTATTCTTCGGAGCGTTTGCAGGTGCACGTTACTATTTCAAACCTACTGTCGGTGTTTTTGCAGAAGTTGGTTACAATGCATCGCCATTGAAAGCAGGATTAACATTCAAGTTCTAA
- a CDS encoding CopD family protein: MTYLHFKALHIIFVVSWFAGLFYMPRLFVYHTEARDKTEAERQVLFAQFSKMEKLLWNAIMTPACWLTIIFGSIMLYITPSWLDQDWMQLKLLFVAGLLAYHFYTRKILLELRRGIFRFSSFQLRLFNEIATIFLFSIVFLVVLKNTVDWLWGVLGLVIFAVLMMTAVRIVKRIREK; this comes from the coding sequence ATGACTTATCTTCATTTTAAGGCGCTGCATATCATTTTCGTGGTCTCCTGGTTTGCCGGATTGTTTTATATGCCGAGGCTGTTTGTTTACCACACCGAGGCCCGGGACAAAACAGAAGCGGAGCGGCAGGTTCTTTTTGCGCAGTTTAGCAAGATGGAAAAGTTGCTTTGGAATGCCATTATGACGCCTGCTTGCTGGCTGACGATCATTTTCGGGTCCATAATGCTATACATTACGCCTTCCTGGCTCGATCAGGACTGGATGCAGCTGAAATTGCTTTTTGTGGCCGGTTTGCTGGCTTATCATTTTTACACGCGGAAGATTCTGCTGGAACTGCGTCGCGGAATATTCCGGTTTTCGTCTTTTCAGCTGCGGCTTTTCAATGAGATTGCCACGATCTTTCTTTTCTCCATCGTTTTCCTGGTGGTTTTGAAAAATACTGTCGATTGGCTCTGGGGCGTGCTGGGGCTGGTTATTTTTGCGGTTCTGATGATGACAGCCGTCCGGATCGTGAAGCGGATACGCGAGAAGTAA
- the msrA gene encoding peptide-methionine (S)-S-oxide reductase MsrA — protein sequence MNNEASSTALDEDNVDMANTEIATFGTGCFWCTEAVLESLDGVKKVVSGYAGGSVANPSYKEVCTGTTGHAECVEVVYDPKVITYAELLEAFFRSHDPTSLNKQGNDIGTQYRSVIFYHNEDQRKLAEQAKAELDKSGAYAKPIVTEISKAPKFYIAEDYHQNYFANNPDQGYCSFVIAPKLDKFKKVFKEKLRKNTL from the coding sequence ATGAATAACGAAGCGTCTTCTACGGCATTGGACGAAGATAATGTGGATATGGCCAACACTGAAATTGCAACATTCGGAACAGGATGTTTTTGGTGTACGGAAGCTGTGCTGGAATCTTTGGACGGTGTAAAAAAAGTGGTTTCGGGCTATGCCGGCGGCAGTGTTGCCAACCCGAGTTATAAGGAGGTTTGCACGGGAACAACCGGGCATGCAGAGTGTGTGGAGGTTGTTTATGACCCGAAAGTCATCACCTATGCGGAACTTTTAGAGGCATTTTTCCGCAGCCACGACCCGACATCGCTGAATAAGCAGGGAAATGACATTGGAACACAGTATAGGTCGGTGATTTTTTATCACAACGAGGACCAGCGCAAATTAGCGGAACAGGCCAAGGCCGAACTGGACAAATCAGGCGCCTATGCGAAGCCAATCGTGACGGAAATTTCGAAAGCTCCCAAGTTTTATATTGCTGAGGATTACCATCAAAACTACTTTGCAAACAACCCGGATCAAGGCTACTGCTCATTTGTGATCGCGCCTAAACTGGACAAGTTTAAGAAGGTTTTCAAAGAAAAATTGAGAAAGAATACATTATAG
- a CDS encoding ABC transporter ATP-binding protein, which yields MRIIETTEISKRYVMGSEVIQALKSVTISVNKGEYVAFMGPSGSGKSTLMNIIGCLDTPTTGRYILNNKDVSDMTESELAEIRNKEIGFVFQTFNLLPRMSSLDNVALPLIYAGLSKSDRTEKAMLSLKNVGLENRAGHKPNELSGGQRQRVAIARALVNDPSILLADEPTGNLDSKTSYEIMDLFDQLYSKGNTIVMVTHEEDIAHYAHRIVRLRDGLVESDTINPNPTKVSALA from the coding sequence ATGAGAATCATTGAGACCACTGAAATTTCGAAACGTTATGTGATGGGGAGTGAGGTGATCCAGGCTTTAAAATCGGTCACGATTTCTGTCAATAAGGGGGAATACGTGGCTTTTATGGGGCCTTCCGGTTCGGGAAAATCTACATTAATGAACATTATCGGCTGCCTGGACACGCCTACGACAGGTCGTTACATCCTCAATAACAAAGATGTAAGTGACATGACGGAAAGTGAACTGGCTGAAATCCGAAACAAGGAAATCGGTTTTGTGTTTCAGACATTTAATCTTTTACCTAGGATGTCCTCGCTCGATAATGTTGCACTGCCACTCATTTATGCGGGATTAAGTAAATCAGATCGCACAGAAAAAGCAATGTTATCGCTTAAAAACGTGGGGCTGGAAAATCGCGCGGGACATAAGCCTAACGAACTCTCCGGCGGTCAGCGCCAGCGTGTTGCGATTGCACGGGCGCTTGTGAATGATCCCAGCATCCTGCTAGCCGATGAGCCTACGGGAAATCTGGATTCCAAAACATCCTACGAAATCATGGATCTTTTCGACCAGTTATATAGCAAAGGCAACACCATTGTAATGGTTACCCACGAAGAGGACATCGCCCATTACGCCCACAGAATCGTCCGCCTACGCGACGGCCTCGTCGAATCCGACACCATCAACCCCAACCCAACGAAGGTTAGCGCTTTGGCTTAG